A portion of the Victivallis lenta genome contains these proteins:
- a CDS encoding adenylosuccinate synthase, with amino-acid sequence MPVDILVGTQWGDEGKGKLIDVLTRDVDMVIRFQGGNNAGHTVEIGDEHYVLHLIPSGIFRPNVVNVIGNGLVVDVLGLVEEMKGIAAKGFPVDNIRLSNRAQLIFEYHKRADALKESSAGTKKIGTTKRGIGPAYADKMNRTGIRGIDLTRPERLEEQFRAEAAKYNKQFAEHGIAPLDIDAEWERVREAADYLKDYVCDTVYLINDAIKSGRKILCEGAQAALLDIDHGTYPFVTSSNTVSGGACTGAGIAPQKIRDVWGVIKAYTTRVGEGPFPTELFDQDGETLRQVGHEFGATTGRPRRCGWFDAVAGRYACMVDGVNKLAVTKLDVLDSFDKIGVCVAYEIDGKVTKEFPASVEELAAARPVLEWLPGWKQDISGVSSYDELPENAKKYLERITELVDSELAIVSVGPRRDQTFEI; translated from the coding sequence ATGCCGGTTGACATTTTGGTCGGAACCCAGTGGGGCGACGAAGGGAAAGGCAAGCTCATCGACGTTTTGACGCGCGATGTGGATATGGTGATCCGCTTCCAGGGCGGCAACAACGCGGGGCACACCGTCGAAATCGGCGACGAGCACTATGTGCTGCACCTGATTCCCTCCGGAATCTTCCGTCCGAACGTCGTCAACGTCATCGGCAACGGCCTCGTCGTCGACGTGCTCGGCCTGGTCGAAGAGATGAAGGGCATCGCCGCCAAAGGCTTCCCGGTCGACAACATCCGCCTGTCGAACCGCGCCCAGCTGATTTTCGAATATCACAAGCGCGCCGACGCGCTGAAGGAGTCCAGCGCCGGCACGAAAAAAATCGGCACGACCAAGCGCGGCATCGGCCCCGCCTATGCCGACAAAATGAACCGCACCGGAATCCGCGGCATCGACCTGACCCGGCCGGAGCGGCTCGAAGAGCAGTTCCGCGCCGAAGCGGCCAAATACAACAAGCAGTTCGCCGAACACGGCATCGCGCCGCTCGACATCGATGCCGAATGGGAGCGCGTCCGCGAAGCGGCCGACTACCTGAAGGATTATGTCTGCGACACCGTTTATCTGATCAACGACGCGATCAAATCCGGCAGGAAGATCCTCTGCGAAGGCGCGCAGGCCGCGCTGCTCGACATCGACCACGGCACCTATCCGTTCGTCACGAGCAGCAACACGGTCTCCGGCGGCGCCTGCACCGGAGCCGGCATCGCGCCGCAGAAGATCCGCGATGTCTGGGGCGTCATCAAAGCCTACACGACCCGGGTCGGCGAAGGCCCGTTCCCGACCGAGCTTTTCGACCAGGACGGCGAAACGCTGCGCCAGGTCGGCCATGAGTTCGGAGCCACCACCGGGCGGCCGCGCCGCTGCGGCTGGTTCGATGCGGTCGCCGGACGATACGCCTGCATGGTCGACGGCGTCAACAAGCTCGCGGTGACCAAGCTCGACGTGCTCGACAGCTTCGACAAGATCGGCGTCTGCGTCGCCTATGAGATCGACGGCAAGGTCACGAAGGAGTTCCCCGCATCGGTCGAAGAACTCGCAGCGGCCAGGCCGGTGCTCGAGTGGCTGCCGGGCTGGAAACAGGACATCAGCGGCGTTTCAAGCTACGACGAGCTGCCGGAGAACGCGAAGAAGTACCTTGAACGCATTACCGAGCTGGTCGATTCCGAGCTCGCCATCGTCTCCGTCGGCCCCCGCCGCGACCAGACCTTCGAAATCTGA
- a CDS encoding V-type ATP synthase subunit I → MIVPMKKVTLLALGSEENSALTALRRLGVMQVELAKGNESGNTQQLAESYDTAVRVIGALQKYRKECEEGGRIPPEGGKKRSGAEVIEQASQLLESRDRVQAELASVQQKLRHLEIWGDFDRDRIEELRAKGVYVYLCSGRESALEAAEALENADTQVIAVESGRYFFAVISTVEIEPGVLPEVRLGADDNPPALRRREEELLNERQALQDEIEELLVSIPAAMRRAALLGGELEFSRVSDSLAEHGEVVSLNGFVPEPAVPELEKAAEKNGWGLLIEDPAPGDRVPTLRKSSKLVRTIEPLFQFLGIEPGYDEIDVSAGVFIFFTIFYAMIVGDAGYGLVFLAGTLLAAWKFRGNPAAKLPVRLFGLLSAATIVWGVMTSNIFGMPNPSWLHWAEIPQLTDESLKNAYTQLICFSLALLQLSMGRIWKALHDGTVRSIIGNVGWVFFLVGNYILTIRLLVFPGDFPMAMYVCYVVGLLMVAACDVQWTDVAQVFQFPFSIINSFVDVLSYIRLFAVGLAGYYIASSFNDMGNTVFGLGPAWLMVIPAAVVILFGHLLNLALCLMSVMVHGVRLNTLEFSNHVGLTWAGSKFKPFGNRKKMEEQ, encoded by the coding sequence ATGATTGTACCGATGAAAAAAGTCACGCTGCTGGCGCTGGGTTCCGAAGAGAATTCGGCGCTGACCGCCTTGCGGCGTCTCGGCGTGATGCAGGTGGAACTTGCAAAAGGGAACGAGTCCGGCAACACCCAGCAGCTGGCCGAGTCGTATGACACGGCGGTCCGGGTGATCGGGGCTTTGCAGAAATACCGGAAAGAGTGCGAAGAGGGCGGCCGTATTCCCCCGGAAGGCGGGAAAAAGCGTTCCGGCGCGGAAGTGATTGAGCAGGCATCGCAGCTGCTCGAATCCCGTGACCGGGTTCAGGCTGAACTCGCTTCGGTTCAGCAGAAGCTGCGCCATCTGGAGATCTGGGGCGATTTCGACCGGGACCGGATCGAAGAGCTGCGTGCGAAGGGAGTTTACGTCTACCTCTGCAGCGGGCGGGAGAGCGCGCTCGAAGCGGCGGAGGCGCTCGAAAATGCCGATACTCAGGTCATCGCAGTCGAAAGCGGGCGTTATTTCTTCGCGGTCATCTCGACGGTTGAGATCGAGCCGGGTGTGCTGCCGGAAGTCCGGCTCGGGGCTGACGACAATCCGCCCGCCCTGCGCCGGAGGGAGGAGGAGCTGCTCAACGAACGGCAGGCGCTTCAGGACGAAATCGAAGAACTGCTGGTGTCCATTCCGGCCGCGATGCGCCGTGCGGCGTTGCTGGGAGGCGAACTGGAGTTTTCGCGCGTCAGCGATTCCCTGGCCGAACACGGCGAGGTGGTTTCGCTGAACGGCTTCGTTCCGGAGCCGGCTGTTCCGGAACTTGAAAAAGCGGCGGAGAAGAACGGCTGGGGGCTCCTGATTGAAGATCCGGCTCCGGGCGACCGGGTGCCGACGCTGCGCAAAAGCTCGAAACTGGTGCGGACGATCGAACCTCTGTTCCAATTCCTCGGGATTGAGCCGGGCTACGATGAGATCGATGTTTCGGCGGGTGTATTCATCTTTTTTACGATTTTCTATGCGATGATCGTCGGCGATGCCGGTTACGGTCTCGTTTTCCTGGCCGGTACGCTGCTGGCCGCCTGGAAATTCCGCGGCAATCCCGCGGCGAAGCTGCCGGTCCGTCTTTTCGGGCTGCTGTCGGCTGCCACGATTGTCTGGGGGGTGATGACCAGCAATATTTTCGGTATGCCGAACCCGTCATGGCTGCATTGGGCGGAGATTCCGCAGCTGACCGACGAGTCGCTCAAGAATGCCTATACGCAGCTGATCTGCTTTTCGCTGGCGCTGCTGCAGCTTTCCATGGGGCGGATCTGGAAGGCGCTGCATGACGGCACGGTGCGCAGCATCATCGGCAACGTGGGCTGGGTGTTCTTCCTGGTCGGCAACTATATCCTGACGATCCGGCTGCTCGTGTTTCCGGGGGATTTCCCGATGGCGATGTATGTCTGTTACGTGGTCGGCCTGCTGATGGTGGCGGCCTGCGATGTCCAGTGGACGGATGTGGCGCAGGTGTTCCAGTTCCCGTTCAGCATCATCAACAGCTTCGTCGATGTGCTCTCGTATATCCGGCTGTTTGCAGTGGGGCTGGCCGGCTATTATATCGCCTCGAGCTTCAACGATATGGGAAATACGGTGTTCGGGCTCGGTCCCGCCTGGCTGATGGTGATTCCGGCGGCGGTCGTGATTCTGTTCGGACATCTGCTGAACCTCGCCCTCTGCCTGATGAGCGTGATGGTCCACGGCGTGCGGTTGAACACGCTGGAGTTTTCCAATCATGTGGGCCTGACCTG
- a CDS encoding glutamate-5-semialdehyde dehydrogenase: MADSVGIETMERVLREMGEKAVAASRALAVLPPEEKNRCLCRMAERIESSAASIKAANGQDLAAARASGLSEAMIDRLALNDRRIAEMAEGLRVVASQVDPVGRILSQTTRPNGLVITKVSVPLGVIGIIYESRPNVTVDAAGICLKAGNAVILRGGSEAFHSNMILSRLLDEAAVECGLPAGAVQLVPWTDRAAVSLLLKMDRYLDLIIPRGGEKLIRLVCAEATMPVLKHYKGVCHLYIDRECDVAKAVAIVRNAKCQRPSACNALETLLVHRGIAAEFLPPFIAEMRKCGVELRGDEEFRRHDSEAKAAAEEDWYAEYLDLVLAVKMVGSVEEAVAHINRYGSRHSDGIVSSNQADIDYFFANVDSSTLYSNASTRFTDGGEFGMGAEIGISTDKLHARGPMGADELTSYKYLVRGDGQIRS, from the coding sequence GTGGCTGATTCGGTCGGAATCGAGACGATGGAACGGGTTTTGCGGGAAATGGGCGAGAAGGCGGTCGCTGCGTCGCGTGCGCTGGCGGTCCTTCCGCCGGAAGAGAAGAACCGCTGCCTGTGCCGGATGGCCGAGCGGATCGAATCCTCCGCCGCTTCGATCAAAGCGGCCAACGGACAGGATCTCGCCGCGGCCCGCGCCTCCGGCCTCTCCGAAGCGATGATTGACCGGCTGGCCCTGAACGACCGCCGCATCGCTGAGATGGCCGAGGGGCTGCGCGTGGTCGCTTCCCAGGTTGACCCGGTCGGCCGCATCCTGTCGCAGACGACCCGTCCGAACGGGCTTGTCATCACGAAGGTCAGCGTGCCGCTCGGCGTCATCGGGATCATCTATGAATCGCGCCCGAATGTGACGGTCGATGCGGCCGGAATCTGCCTGAAGGCCGGCAATGCCGTGATTCTGCGCGGCGGCAGCGAGGCGTTCCATTCGAATATGATTCTTTCCCGGCTGCTCGACGAGGCGGCGGTCGAATGCGGGCTGCCGGCCGGCGCGGTGCAGCTGGTTCCCTGGACCGACCGTGCGGCGGTTTCGCTGCTGCTGAAGATGGATCGTTATCTGGATCTCATTATTCCGCGCGGCGGAGAGAAGCTGATCCGGCTGGTCTGTGCGGAAGCCACCATGCCGGTGCTGAAGCATTATAAAGGCGTCTGCCACCTCTATATCGACAGGGAGTGCGATGTGGCGAAGGCGGTCGCGATCGTGCGGAATGCGAAGTGCCAGCGCCCGAGCGCCTGCAATGCGCTTGAGACGCTGCTGGTCCACCGCGGGATCGCTGCGGAGTTCCTGCCGCCGTTCATCGCGGAGATGAGGAAGTGCGGCGTCGAACTGCGCGGCGACGAAGAGTTCCGGCGGCATGATTCCGAAGCGAAGGCCGCGGCCGAAGAGGATTGGTACGCCGAGTATCTCGATCTGGTTCTGGCCGTGAAGATGGTCGGTTCGGTCGAAGAGGCGGTGGCCCATATCAACCGGTACGGCTCCCGGCACAGCGACGGCATCGTGAGCTCGAATCAGGCCGATATCGATTATTTTTTCGCAAATGTCGATTCATCGACGCTTTACAGCAACGCCTCGACCCGGTTCACCGACGGCGGTGAGTTCGGCATGGGGGCGGAGATCGGCATCAGCACCGACAAGCTGCACGCCCGCGGGCCGATGGGTGCGGACGAGCTGACCAGTTACAAGTATCTCGTCCGCGGCGACGGGCAGATTCGTTCATAA